The genomic window tttaaaagagtagatttacatttagtcattaaCAGATTCTTTATTTGAAAGCGACTTATGCACAAATGTGTTTATAAATGAGTGAGTTAAACCATGCAGAGTGCATGTACTGACTAAGCAGTGTGCACTATTCGTCAAATACCTTCTAGCCACATGTGGCTTCAAGTTACAACATGAAAGGTCCGAACCATCTCAAGAGTGTGTTATGTTTGAAATGGCACTTCACTGCGAAGTCTTACATGTTCGTGTGGCCAGAGTAACATGTGTCCATCCACTTTGGATATGTTTCCTGATTCCaggttaaaacatttttaacagtcaatGTGGTATTAATATACCAGTTCTGTTTTTAAACTTACTCCCAGTGGCATGCACACAATTCGAGTGCTGCTTTATTTGATGCCTGCTATTTTCTCAGTGTTGCGTGAGAAATAGAGTCTGGAAACACATAACAGCTGTTAGTCATTAGAATTGTCTGCGTTAACTATTTACTGgttttaagaaatatataaGCTAAGAATCCCATTATTCAGACTTTGATTACATAGCTGGTCATTCCACAAACTGAGTTTCTTATGTGCCTTTATTTTGAAGGTATAGTAAACTTTTCAAGCTTCCTCCATCACTTCAATTCATGTTTGTTACATTTGTCAGAAAGGGgtgatcttaaaaaaaaatacagaaaactaAACTGTTTTAATTAGTAAGAGAAACCTTGTATTATGACAGCAAAAGGACAAATggctaaattaaatataaaactgaCAAcccttttactgtttttaagtaatgaattcattcattttattaaattattattattaataataaacttttttaaaataagctTTTCAGAATGGAAATGTATGCATTTAATCGATGACCCAGTAAATGGAAAACGTTTCCAGGTTGTTCTAAAACGTTTTTTATCAGGCTAATGAAACATCTAAATATagaaatattcatattcatatgcAGTAATATGATGTCAGTTTCTACATATAAGGTAGACCGAGGCTTAAAACGCGAAACTGCACTAACATAACCTGCAACCCATGGGAATAATATATTTCTAGGAAGTAGGAAGAAATAACCCTCAAAGACCcagataaaaacagaaaaacgaTCGACTTACTGTCTCTGCTGGCGTTTTCACTGGGATGGAAGAGCACGCGCTGTTATCTTGATTCTCATATTGCTGTAGACGCTAGATTTGACAAAAGTTGTCGTTGAGCAGGAAACGGACTACAAAAGTCAAACACAAAATCGCCAACAAACAATCTTCTTTCAGCACAGAAATGTAATGTCCGTCAACCACTGCACACTCTATCCACAGAAGTCTGAACTCGGCAAGAGGTTTAAAACATGCGATTCTTTGTCCGACTTGCTGCGACTTGTAGTTCAGCAGCAGTCAAAATGACGGAGTTGTTCCGCTCGTCAACTGCGTATTTCATTGGACAATGACAGCGCAGCGTTTATGAACCCGCCGGATAAGGTGAATTATCTCCAGAAAGTCATATAGCGCTGAAGACGCCCTGAACCAAAAGCAGTATCTAGTTAAAGGTGTTTTTTCAATTATAGGTGGAGTCTAGGTGAATTCTGACAGCCATAATCTTTTAATAATTAAGACTAACCCCGTGcgctcttcttctttttttcttcttcctttcTTTTATGAGGAAACTAGGACCCAGATGCTTGAATAGTGCAGCATTGTTTGGCTGGCACAGTGTGCAGGAAATGTCTTTGTAACAAACCAACCCacctaaatgtttttttcatgtttcaGCTAGTTTGAAAGAGGaacatggtttttttttttttcctttgttatCTGGCTGAAATCATGAACACGCTTATTTTTCTTCctcttctgtcatttattttgtCCAACCTGTGTTTTGAATGCTTTTAATCAttctttttcaaaaaataacatgGCATGAATGTTTACTTTAATGAACAGAAGCCCAAGGCAATAAGAGATTACATTTCTACTCTTTATGCAAGTTCAACACATGTATTTGCCATAAAAGTATATGTCCCCACTTGTTTATCAGTGACTTTGCTTCTTTAGAGCTCTTGAGTGTCATTAGAAGGGAACGGATGATCCCTTTAGAGAGATATGAGTGTTCTCACAATAGCATGATTATAAGAGGGCCCAACCCTGGGTTTTTGAGAGCACTACAACTGGAATTAAACCCATAATAACTTTGTATGACACATCTGCATTAAGCACAAATTATTGGTGAATTTAGGGATGGTATATAAGTCTCAAATAAAGCATAGGGTAATTGTTGCTTTAAAAGCCTTGTCAGTAAACAGCAGAAATATGAcaaatagttttaaaataagACTGCAAATCACATGCATTTTCAATTGTAGTCAAATAAAGTCATAATCTGCACCTATGTTATGTTTCAGTCCAGACagtgtcatttattattatgtaatttTAAAGAACAAATTTAAGGTAAAGATTAAACAATTAGAGTCATATTGTACTAGGCCAGACACTAACATGTCTGTTGGGCTATaacttattacattttaattatattttacattgtgtgtgtgtgtgtgtgtgtgggtgtgggtgtgtgcgtgcattttttggtgacatatcaggacacaactTTGTATAATGACCCATGATAATGACATGGGTacgacataggtattacaaggagagggtgacttatgatcCTCCATGTCCctacttttcaaaaggcttataaatcatacagaatgagtttttttttgagaaagtaaaagtgtgtttcctgtgatgggtaggtttaggtgtaggggtagtgtagggcgatagaaaattctgtttgtacagtatataaaccattacgcctacacccacacacacacacacacacataaactaCCCATATTTATTGAAGGGACAGTCCCAGATGAAGCTGGGACTGTCCCTTCAAAAAATATGGGTAGTTTATGCATAATATTTCCAATAACATTTTTCACTAGCTCATTTTAGATTAGCTTTAAACTATTACAAccctcattttaaaataaaggttttaatgaaaaaaaaaatcaaatcaaatgtgAAAAGTTAATATGGTCAAGACACCTTAATTGAATTCCTGGGATGTCAGATGAAGAGGCTACTTTATGTGAAATTATACTATTTAATTCCTGCATTTTAAGGTTTAAATTGCCCAATTGAAACGTATTCACATCGTTGTTGATCACGAATAAATTTGCCGAATCATAAAATGGTAAGTTTGGCACTTGTGGCTCTCCGTCTTCGCCCTGTACACGTGACCTAGAAAACCTATAAATAGGGGTAGCGAGCGCCCATTGTGTTCACCAGAGAGTCACTGCCGTGGACAACTGATACTTACAGTATGGCGTCGACGAGCCGGTTAGTTACATTTCTTCTGGTTTTGTTCCCCTTTGATATCGATCTGTAAACGCATGGCATAGACGACCTTTGAATCTTTCCGGTGTGGGCCTCTATAGGATTTCACTCGAAGTTTGTTGTCATCGTGAGTTGATGCGTATAAAGGAGGTCTATGAacactgtcattttctgctaGCGCATGTCGGCTAGCCTTTCGCATCTCATGAAACGAAACCAAATGAGAGCTGATTTCAGCAGGTGATTTTGAAAGACTTGCCGTAAGAGATTTGTTTTAAATCCGCGCGGAAGGTTGAGATGCCTGTCAAAACCGAACCAAATAACACAGTCGTCACAGAGCTAACAGCGCTAACTGCACGGACAGAAGTAACAAGAGGGACACTTGAAAATTCTCAGGAAGTGATTCCCATTTATTATTTATCcagtaaataattatttttaagtaaGGTAACTCATGTCTGCGTTGTTGAGGGTACAGCATCAGTGTTTAGTAGCATTTATCTGCTTTAACAGTCTAAGCCCCCCTTTAGtccacttttatttaaaaaataaaaattgaacaGCTgagattttattttgcaattctttaataataaattaacacGTTGTGTAGTTGATAAATTGTGAAAATGttcaaaacagattttttttagtttgatttttttttttttatagatatgCAAATAATAGAACAAGCCCTTAACTGAGCATATGCCGAATTCAAATatcaatgataataataataacaatttctAGAGATGTATATTAATTAACTAGAGATGCATATATTAATTTTCTCCACCGATAcccgattattcagagtgatatctgccgatacgGATAGTTTGGGGTTTCTGCCTTTTATACgttcttttaaattaatgataatttcattataattaataattaatcattatatttttagttattatattttgaaagaaagtaactatcagttataaacaaacacattactaaaattaatattaacacacattaactaaattctgaagattaaattaatttttcttaactttctgaatgttattaacttatataattactattaatatagaacatcaaactggtttcttagcattttctttacataaagcacaaattcagtgcattttccttccctcttttgattgacagaaTATATCGGCCCTGACTATTGACTTTCTAAACTTTTGGCCGATGGCTGATAGTGTGAAAATTAGCTTTTATCGGCCGATATCAATTATTTATCTCTAATAAATTCAAATATTAGACGCCAAGAAGGATCTGTCATATTTATGTACTCTGTGGTTCTGCtgtgtttgaaaaaaattatgcGGCAAGAACCATCTCTAATTAAtctatgtaatttaaaaaaaaaaaaaacgtttcttTTTTATGTGCCTGCTTTAGATTGTTTTAGCTGGTTTGTTTGGCATCTTCCTGTATTGTTTACTGTATCCTAATCCACAgacaaataattgttttctcatGTCAACCAGAGTTCATGTAGATTTTCCCTGACCTTTGGGATCTTGTCTGTGTTTCAGTGGAGACTCTCTTCCCAAGGTGCAATGCCCCAATCACCCCGATGCACAGCTGGTGGAGGACTACAGGGCAGGAGACATGATCTGTCCTGAATGTGGCCTTGTAGTAGGTATGTGTTTCCACCTGAATATTAGAGCTTTGAGTGGACATTTTTCATCACTTACTTAAATAATAAGACAATAAGCATACATTTCCTTTCTTTTGCAGGTGACCGTGTAATTGATGTAGGGTCGGAGTGGAGAACGTTCACCAATGAGAAAGCAACTAAAGACCCGTCTCGTGTTGGTGACGCTCAGAACCCTCTTCTCAATGGAGGAGACCTCACCACCATGATCAGCAAAGTAAGGAACTTGTCCTCCTActgattttgtattttgaaggTTTGGTGTCAttaattttaaatcaattttccaTTTGATATTTCAGGGAACAGGTGCAGCGAGCTTTGATGAGTTTGGAAATTCCAAGTACCAGAATCGGAGAACCATGAGCAGCTCTGATCGAGCCATGCTGAATGCCTTCAAAGAGATCAGCACCATGGCCGACAGGATCAACCTTCCCAGAAACATCATTGTGAGTGTCCCAGCCTTATGTTATTGAATTAGAGGGTAACGTAATAATGCAATGTAATTATGCACAACACGGAAGTagcctaaaccaaaccaaagaaTTATATTGTGAACAATAAACCCAAATAACTACATCTCAATTATGCAACCTATTCATTTCTATCACATATTTATACATGGtatcaaaacaaaaaatcttagtttttttaataaagcaaaACTTGAGAGTTGAGTGATTAACTTCACATTTGTTGTACATCACGTCATTAAAATGATTGAAatacaaaatgtaaatttaaaataatttgcaaAATGATTCATTTCCATTCACTATAGACTTGCTTTCTGCTCACTgatctttataaatgttttattttagacATGATATATtataaatcagtgttttcaacatGTTTCACATTGACATGCTTCTTACGACGTCGGCAACTCTGGTATCATCTATAATTCTGAGTTTTCCACttgtaaatatgacatttactTCATgaccgtaaaaaaaaaaacctacactTTATTTAGTATAaatatgggtagtatgaatgaaattcagacatactacatctgccattttgttactgtcacgtgacctaccagcgtcagttgagTCGTTTCACTGCCATTCATTAATCCTCTACTGTGGCCTCactgtttttcacatactatatagtagggaagtgtttgatttcagatgcagcatcagtgaagtgccTCTGTTTTAAAAATGGTTTCCTCTGTTACAGGACCGAACAAACAACTTGTTCAAACAGGTTTATGAACAGAAGAGTCTGAAAGGCAGAAGTAATGATGCGATCGCTTCGGCCTGCCTTTACATAGCGTGCAGACAGGAGGGCGTCCCTAGAACATTTAAAGGTAAAACCTAATTCATAAACCAGACTGCACTGAATCTACTGAGCATTTGACCTTGACATCATGTtaagtatatcatttttttcagtgttaaaACACTTCCTCTTATCCCATCATAATATGCAGATACAACTATAAGTGAGCCATTTGTAGGTTAATTCTGCTGAAAAGAGTTAACGCTGTGGCTTTGTTATGCTAAAAAACATTGCATTGTTTGTTTGAGCTTCGTGACCAGTCCGACACAGCAACATTGGTTCAACCTATAGAGTGCTACAGTTGGGTTCAGGAAGTAAAAATCCCATTTATTTTCTCATTAGGGGGAATTGATTTTTTGCAATAAATTATGTAACTTTAAAGACAGACCTTACTTTGAGCTACAAGGTTGTTAATCGATGGTAAGTGCTTTTGTTGAAGTCATCAATCTGcattattttaactttaaataatttaacagcAGAACACCTGGTGAAAAAACTTCATTAAAACTTAATTAAATATGATTCTGCAGAATAATCTCCACCAATTAGAGAATTGTTAATGTAACGCCCACCAACTCCTATGAAGCACTGCGAAATGACGTAGAGTCAGTTCCCATACACTCTCAAACTACCTAAATATTTGTATGGatgtatattttgtttatatattatatacacacacacacccctttAAATCAAGTTTTATATTTCGCTATCGTTTGAATTTTGTgaggtttttttaaaaatgcttttttgttttaaatcaaagtttgtaatgttgtgattcacctcGTAGCTGGTTGGTTTGGATTGGTTAATGGCTTAACCCTtaaaagactttttaaaaatccctatgggaaaaaTACTTCTGGAACCAATGCCTCTGAAAAAGTGGGCGGGCACTGTTGCTCTCAATAGTGTGAGTTTATTTGTTTGAGCAACCAATGGAAGGCAGATGGAGTGTTCTAGAAAACCTCTTAGTTTTGTAACTTCATTTGGTGATGCTAGTAATGCAGAAATTATATTTAGGATTATGTTAGTAACTCAAAATACTATGCTTGATGAAGATATTTAGCTATCAATATTTAAGCAGGTCTCATTCAAGTTTGTTTAATAATTCATACCTCCCTCCACCCCAGAAATCTGTGCCGTATCTCGGATCTCAAAGAAGGAGATAGGCCGTTGCTTCAAGCTCATCCTGAAGGCTCTTGAGACGAGTGTGGACCTCATTACAACCGGCGACTTCATGTCACGTTTCTGCTCCAACTTGGGCTTGCCCAAACAGGTGCAAATGGCGGCCACTTACATCGCCAGGAAGGCCGTGGAACTGGACTTGGTTCCAGGGCGCAGTCCAATCTCAGTGGCAGCCGCAGCCATTTACATGGCCTCGCAAGCGTCTGCTGAGAAGAAGACACAGAAAGGTAAGGGAAAACAATCCAGTCGTGTATTGTgataatcaaaaacaaatagCGTTATGTTGGTGTCCTTGATATATGAAGTTATTTTCCTCTCACGCAGAGATTGGGGACATTGCTGGAGTGGCAGACGTCACCATCCGTCAGTCCTACCGTCTCATTTACCCTCGCGCTGCCGATCTCTTTCCTCCCGACTTCAAATTCGACACACCTGTGGATAAACTGCCTCAACTGTGAACACCCATGTGCCCCACGCTCACCGCTCTTTGTACTTTCAGAATTTTTGCccttttctctttaaaatttgcCTTGAAGGCACAAGCCTTTTGAAAAGACAACGGCAGGATTCGGCAAAGTGCAGAAGACACATTCCAATATTAAACACAGATTACAGGCTGTACTttcatttgtgtgtatataatattgtACATATGTCCAAGTGGGAATTTGATTGGTGGTTCCAACTAGGCATATTTCTTACTGTAACATTTTCTTTTGTAGGAAATTTTGTTAGCTTGTTTGCATTATATTTAGTAACTtaataaaaaatgcttttcaGAAAAGCATGGCGAACATCTTGGAAATCCCAAAATCAGGTTTACAAATACCTTGAGATCTGAAAGCGTGTAGCTCACAAATGGTTTTATTCCCTCTTTTTTATTTCACGAGGGAAATGGTATGAAGTGAgtttctgtttgtgtttctgtTCCTGTATTCACAGTTCAGTTATTATAAAGATTTTCATGAAAAACCAGAGaatcctttttgaagtgacaaATCATTTAAAACCTCTACAAACTGTTCAGAAAGAGGCTCACAATTtacataataaacatttaatttttgcATTCATGATGGCTGACAGTTTAAGCAAAACCTGTTATTTACACCATTGTCAAGTCAAACTTCACAACTGTACCATTGAAACATTTCCTTTGCATCATGCTTAGACGTAAGTAGTGGGTAGAAAACCTTTGTACACTCCATTGTTTCCCACAATTTAGATAAAACATGGATATTTCAGACAATAATTAGTGCTTCCAGCTTGATAGTGTTCATGTAGTGTGACCTATATAACACACCAAACCTCAAACTAGCATCAACCCCTCCTTTTGGATTGCTCATTAGACATGTGAAGCTTCTAGCGCATGTTTGAACAACTAGAGTTATTAGTATATTCATGTTGATATTTGGTGTCTAGCATGGATTCCAGTCTGTCATGACTCATGTCCATCATTTATGAGTTTTTTGTGAACAAAAGCCTACGAAATGAAAGAATTTCAGTAGGGAACAACTAGTGCTAACTCAACAAATGAGGTAATGTGATTGCTtatcacacacgcacacactaccgttcaaaagtttggggtcggtgagattttttacatgtttttgaaagtccaaggctgcatttatttggtatAAAATGGTAATATGATGATAtggtaatatattttaaaatgtaatttattcctgtgatgtggcaaagctgaattttcagcagccattactccagtctaaAGTgctatatatgtataattactgaccccacacttttgaacagtagtgtaaatcCACTGACAGCTTAagtctggtaaaaaaaaaaaacatgactctCTCCGACAGAAAAATAACTTAATGAATAAAAGAAGATACATTTCCTGTTTCAGAGCACTAtgacgtgtatatatatatatgactagAGTTTTAATTATGGTAGTAAATATTTGCAGTTTTCATTGTAACTAGGATCATAATGCATTAATACTGTACTGTAGGGAAGAGTATAGACTCCATTGCTTAAAAATGGCTAGAT from Megalobrama amblycephala isolate DHTTF-2021 linkage group LG17, ASM1881202v1, whole genome shotgun sequence includes these protein-coding regions:
- the gtf2b gene encoding transcription initiation factor IIB isoform X2 codes for the protein MASTSRGDSLPKVQCPNHPDAQLVEDYRAGDMICPECGLVVGDRVIDVGSEWRTFTNEKATKDPSRVGDAQNPLLNGGDLTTMISKGTGAASFDEFGNSKYQNRRTMSSSDRAMLNAFKEISTMADRINLPRNIIDRTNNLFKQVYEQKSLKGRSNDAIASACLYIACRQEGVPRTFKEICAVSRISKKEIGRCFKLILKALETSVDLITTGDFMSRFCSNLGLPKQVQMAATYIARKAVELDLVPGRSPISVAAAAIYMASQASAEKKTQKEIGDIAGVADVTIRQSYRLIYPRAADLFPPDFKFDTPVDKLPQL
- the gtf2b gene encoding transcription initiation factor IIB isoform X1, giving the protein MSASLSHLMKRNQMRADFSSGDSLPKVQCPNHPDAQLVEDYRAGDMICPECGLVVGDRVIDVGSEWRTFTNEKATKDPSRVGDAQNPLLNGGDLTTMISKGTGAASFDEFGNSKYQNRRTMSSSDRAMLNAFKEISTMADRINLPRNIIDRTNNLFKQVYEQKSLKGRSNDAIASACLYIACRQEGVPRTFKEICAVSRISKKEIGRCFKLILKALETSVDLITTGDFMSRFCSNLGLPKQVQMAATYIARKAVELDLVPGRSPISVAAAAIYMASQASAEKKTQKEIGDIAGVADVTIRQSYRLIYPRAADLFPPDFKFDTPVDKLPQL